A single region of the Lactobacillus xylocopicola genome encodes:
- a CDS encoding aldose 1-epimerase family protein, with protein MDYTIKNSILQVVISSKGAEIQSVKSQHTDYEYIWQANPSVWQRHAPILFPFVGRLKDDQYTYQGKTYHMSQHGFARDLDFAVEHQDGESITFLLTDSEETKKSYPFEFELRVNYNLLNNLLEENFTVTNKTDGELIFAIGGHPGFNIPTSEATSKEDFYFSTKPSLARVQIPLKGAFLDWPNRSLASTNSLITLSDHLFKHDALIFQLRGHDNRVSLKTDTSNFHVNVWLRDAPFVGVWSQYPQTADFVCIEPWWGIADRIDSKGKLEEKYGMNHLAPGNTFSAGFSMAFHDQD; from the coding sequence ATGGACTACACCATCAAAAATAGTATTTTGCAAGTAGTTATTTCGAGTAAGGGCGCGGAAATTCAAAGCGTCAAGAGCCAACATACGGATTATGAGTATATCTGGCAAGCTAATCCCAGTGTTTGGCAGCGGCATGCCCCGATTTTGTTTCCCTTTGTCGGCAGACTAAAAGATGATCAGTACACCTACCAGGGCAAGACCTATCACATGTCCCAGCATGGCTTTGCCCGGGACTTGGACTTTGCGGTTGAGCATCAGGATGGGGAGAGTATCACTTTTTTATTGACTGACTCAGAAGAAACTAAAAAAAGCTATCCCTTTGAGTTTGAGTTGCGGGTGAATTACAACTTGCTCAATAACCTGTTGGAGGAGAATTTCACGGTCACCAATAAGACTGACGGTGAGCTAATTTTTGCGATTGGTGGTCATCCCGGTTTTAACATCCCAACTTCTGAGGCAACGAGCAAAGAAGATTTTTATTTTTCGACTAAGCCGTCACTTGCGCGAGTTCAAATTCCGCTTAAAGGTGCTTTTTTGGACTGGCCCAACCGCTCGCTGGCTTCAACTAATAGTTTGATTACACTTAGCGACCATCTGTTCAAGCATGATGCGCTAATTTTTCAATTACGTGGACATGACAATCGGGTGTCGCTTAAGACCGATACAAGTAACTTTCACGTTAATGTCTGGCTAAGAGATGCACCTTTTGTGGGAGTCTGGTCCCAGTATCCGCAAACTGCTGATTTTGTCTGCATAGAGCCCTGGTGGGGAATTGCTGACCGCATTGATAGCAAGGGCAAGTTGGAAGAAAAGTATGGTATGAACCACTTAGCTCCGGGTAATACTTTTTCAGCCGGCTTCAGCATGGCTTTTCACGATCAGGATTAA
- the plsY gene encoding glycerol-3-phosphate 1-O-acyltransferase PlsY produces MINLKLILVFILAYLIGSFPTGVIIGKIIFAKDIRNHGSGNIGTTNSFRVFGPFAGSLVLVIDVLKGTLATTLPRLMHVPGPQYLLLISGGLAILGHTCSIFLKFKGGKAVATSAGLFLGYNLKFFGVCALIFLPLVFITSYVSLASLISVVLIFIVTFFFHDVYLELILGCIMVVLFVRHRSNINRLIHHKENIIPFGLWYWYKKRHDLL; encoded by the coding sequence ATGATAAATCTAAAATTAATACTGGTATTTATTCTAGCATACTTAATCGGTTCCTTCCCCACCGGTGTGATAATTGGGAAAATAATTTTTGCCAAAGACATTCGCAACCATGGTTCAGGCAACATTGGCACAACTAATTCCTTCCGGGTGTTTGGTCCTTTTGCAGGTAGCCTAGTGCTAGTCATCGATGTCCTCAAAGGCACATTGGCCACCACCCTGCCGCGCCTCATGCATGTACCAGGACCCCAATATCTGCTGCTAATTTCAGGCGGCTTGGCTATTTTAGGCCATACCTGTTCGATTTTTCTTAAATTTAAGGGCGGTAAAGCAGTAGCAACTAGTGCCGGACTCTTCCTGGGCTACAACCTGAAGTTTTTTGGTGTCTGTGCCTTAATCTTCCTGCCCCTAGTCTTTATTACCTCATACGTCAGTCTGGCTAGTCTAATTTCCGTGGTCTTGATTTTTATCGTCACTTTTTTCTTCCATGACGTCTACCTGGAACTAATTCTGGGTTGTATCATGGTTGTTCTTTTTGTGCGCCACCGGTCTAATATTAACCGCCTGATCCACCACAAGGAAAATATCATCCCCTTTGGACTCTGGTACTGGTACAAAAAAAGGCATGACCTATTATAA
- the parE gene encoding DNA topoisomerase IV subunit B — protein sequence MTKPNTKTSSYDDSAIQILHGLEAVRKRPGMYIGSTDIHGLNQLVYEIVDNSVDEAMAGFGQEIDVTIHPDNSVTVRDFGRGMPTGMHKSGKPTIEVILTVLHAGGKFTEQNYRTSGGLHGVGSSVVNALSSYMDVKVVRDGVAYEEEFQDGGHPVGSLKRLGKTKEPTGTTITFKPDEKVFSTTKYKYETIQERIRESAFLLNGVRFVLTDEREPEHHDDFKYDNGIQSFVAYLNEGKDTLSDVFYFTGKQDEIEVEFSGQYGDGYSESLVSFVNNVRTSDGGTHEAGARSGFTRAFNDYAKKQGLLSKKDKNIDGSDYREGLSAVLSVKIPEELLEFEGQTKGKLGTPQARSIVDAIVYEQMSYYLMEKGELAQELVKKAQRARDAREAAKKARNETRNGKKRRKKEVLSGKLTPAQSRNPKKNELFLVEGDSAGGSAKQGRDRKFQAILPLRGKVLNTQKAKLQDIFKNEEINTMIYTIGGGVGTEFKVEDANYDKVIIMTDADDDGSHIQILLLTFFYRYMRPMIEEGKIYIALPPLYRLQKGHGKQVQVKYSWTDEELSLDEEQMGRGYTLQRFKGLGEMNAEQLWQTTMNPESRMLIRVKIDDAALAERRVTTLMGDKVAVRRKWIEENVKFRMGEDASILEEENE from the coding sequence TTGACTAAGCCAAATACAAAAACAAGTTCTTATGATGACTCAGCGATCCAGATTCTTCATGGTCTAGAAGCCGTGCGTAAGCGTCCGGGAATGTACATCGGGTCGACTGACATTCACGGTTTAAACCAATTAGTGTATGAAATCGTTGATAACTCAGTCGATGAGGCAATGGCTGGATTTGGTCAAGAAATTGATGTGACGATTCACCCAGATAACAGTGTGACTGTGCGTGATTTTGGGCGGGGGATGCCGACAGGAATGCATAAGTCGGGAAAACCGACCATCGAGGTTATCTTAACGGTCTTGCATGCGGGGGGAAAGTTTACCGAGCAGAATTACCGGACTTCGGGTGGTCTGCACGGTGTTGGTTCCTCTGTCGTTAATGCTTTGTCCAGTTACATGGATGTTAAGGTTGTTCGAGACGGCGTGGCTTACGAGGAAGAATTCCAGGATGGCGGCCACCCGGTTGGTAGTTTGAAGCGTCTAGGTAAGACTAAGGAACCAACAGGTACAACAATCACTTTTAAACCCGATGAAAAGGTCTTTTCAACGACTAAATACAAGTACGAGACAATTCAAGAAAGAATCCGTGAATCAGCCTTTTTGCTGAATGGCGTGCGTTTTGTTCTGACTGATGAACGTGAACCGGAACATCATGATGACTTTAAGTATGATAATGGTATTCAGTCCTTTGTAGCTTACTTAAATGAGGGTAAGGATACGCTGAGTGACGTCTTTTACTTCACGGGCAAGCAGGACGAGATTGAGGTTGAATTCAGCGGGCAATATGGTGACGGCTATTCCGAAAGTCTCGTTTCCTTTGTTAACAATGTCCGCACCTCTGATGGTGGAACCCACGAAGCTGGTGCTAGGAGCGGCTTTACTAGGGCCTTTAACGATTATGCTAAGAAGCAGGGGCTACTCAGTAAAAAAGACAAGAATATCGACGGTTCGGACTACCGCGAAGGACTCAGTGCGGTTTTGTCGGTTAAAATTCCGGAAGAATTACTTGAGTTTGAGGGCCAGACCAAGGGCAAGTTAGGGACACCACAGGCCAGGTCAATTGTCGATGCAATTGTTTATGAGCAAATGTCCTACTACTTAATGGAAAAAGGCGAATTGGCCCAGGAATTAGTCAAGAAGGCCCAACGTGCCCGGGATGCTCGTGAAGCAGCCAAGAAGGCGCGCAACGAGACCCGCAATGGTAAGAAGCGGCGTAAGAAAGAGGTCTTGTCGGGTAAGTTAACGCCAGCCCAATCCCGTAACCCGAAGAAAAATGAACTATTCCTAGTCGAGGGTGATTCTGCCGGGGGCTCGGCCAAACAAGGACGGGACCGGAAGTTTCAAGCAATTTTACCTCTGCGCGGAAAGGTTTTGAACACGCAAAAAGCCAAACTGCAAGATATCTTTAAAAATGAAGAAATCAACACGATGATCTATACCATTGGTGGTGGTGTGGGAACAGAATTTAAGGTTGAAGATGCCAACTATGATAAGGTCATCATTATGACGGATGCCGACGATGATGGCTCCCACATTCAAATCTTGCTCTTAACCTTTTTTTACCGTTATATGCGGCCGATGATTGAAGAGGGAAAGATTTACATTGCCCTGCCGCCGCTTTATCGCCTGCAAAAGGGGCATGGTAAGCAGGTCCAGGTTAAGTATTCGTGGACAGATGAGGAATTATCCCTTGATGAAGAACAGATGGGCCGCGGCTACACTTTGCAGCGCTTCAAAGGATTGGGGGAGATGAATGCCGAACAGCTGTGGCAGACCACCATGAACCCTGAATCACGGATGCTAATCCGGGTGAAGATTGATGATGCTGCTCTAGCTGAGCGCCGTGTGACCACCCTGATGGGCGACAAGGTGGCCGTCAGGAGAAAGTGGATTGAAGAAAATGTTAAGTTCAGAATGGGCGAAGATGCTTCAATCCTAGAAGAAGAAAATGAGTAA
- the parC gene encoding DNA topoisomerase IV subunit A gives MATKERIREMPLEQVMGERFGRYSKYIIQERALPDIRDGLKPVQRRILFAMYRDNNTYDKPFKKAAKAVGNIMGNFHPHGDSSIYGALVHLSQNWKMRETLVEMHGNNGSMDGDGPAAMRYTESRLSKISNMLLADIDKDTVNMVLNFDDTEYEPTVLPVRFPNLLVNGSTGISAGYATEIPPHNLSEVIDATVYLLKNPAASLAELMNFVKGPDFPTGAIVMGKEGLEEAYRTGRGRIQVRAKTTIQELRGHREEIVITEIPFAVNKALLVKKMDEIRLNKEIDGIAEVRDETDRHGLSMVVELKKGADAQNILNYLFKNTELQVSYNFNMVAIDDMTPMQVGLKHILSSYLKHEKDVITKRTKYDLNKAENRLEIIQGLVHAMDILDQVIKVIRASKNKAAAKDNLTAKFDFTPRQAEAIVSLQLYRLTNTDVDALVAEQAALNEKIAQYRELLADRQVLEKEIVKELLAVKREFGNPRRTEISGATAKIQIDEKALVADEQVRVLISREGYLKRSSLRSWQSSDDEDNGLPDGDEVIYAKTLSTLTNLYLFTNRGNVIFRPVNELVEAKWKETGQHLSQEIGLDSSEQIIRVFSFDHLEEEVNFLLASDDGYIKQLKLANLQPTRTYRSRAITAMKMKQKDSQLVRVDVVKPDTVAEIILFTKNAYAVRYCVSEIPELGAKAAGVKSVNLKADDLIVSYLLINPEYLDQMRVGIVTQRGAFKQFKAKLINRVSRAKRGVLVLRELKAKPHRIAALSAYGQDHTLIITTSSRRHIKLQSNEFPLGDRYSNGSFVVDTVSDGRPVSLKLGRPLSSE, from the coding sequence ATGGCTACAAAAGAACGAATCCGTGAAATGCCGCTCGAGCAGGTCATGGGCGAACGTTTTGGGCGGTATTCGAAGTACATCATCCAGGAACGGGCCTTACCAGATATTCGCGATGGTCTAAAGCCGGTGCAAAGAAGAATCCTGTTTGCGATGTACCGCGATAATAATACTTACGATAAGCCCTTTAAAAAGGCAGCCAAGGCCGTTGGTAATATCATGGGTAACTTTCACCCCCACGGTGACAGCTCAATTTATGGTGCCCTGGTTCACCTTTCCCAGAATTGGAAAATGCGCGAAACTCTAGTTGAGATGCACGGCAATAATGGGTCAATGGATGGGGATGGACCTGCGGCCATGCGGTACACTGAATCACGACTCAGCAAGATCTCTAATATGCTGCTAGCCGACATTGACAAAGACACCGTCAACATGGTGCTCAATTTCGATGATACTGAATATGAGCCGACGGTGCTGCCAGTCCGTTTTCCTAATTTACTGGTTAATGGGTCAACGGGAATTTCGGCTGGTTATGCCACCGAAATTCCGCCGCACAATCTCAGCGAAGTCATTGATGCAACGGTTTATTTATTAAAGAATCCAGCAGCTTCTTTGGCAGAGTTAATGAACTTTGTGAAGGGACCTGACTTTCCCACTGGCGCGATTGTCATGGGCAAAGAGGGCTTAGAGGAAGCCTATCGAACTGGTCGGGGCCGGATTCAGGTGCGGGCCAAGACGACAATTCAAGAGCTGCGCGGTCATCGCGAAGAAATTGTGATTACGGAGATTCCCTTTGCGGTTAACAAGGCGCTCCTAGTCAAAAAAATGGACGAAATTCGGTTGAACAAGGAAATTGATGGAATAGCCGAAGTGCGTGATGAGACCGACCGGCATGGACTTTCCATGGTGGTCGAATTGAAGAAGGGTGCGGATGCCCAAAATATTCTAAATTACCTATTTAAGAATACGGAACTGCAAGTTTCCTATAACTTCAACATGGTCGCAATTGATGACATGACACCGATGCAAGTTGGACTTAAGCACATCCTGTCCTCTTATCTGAAACACGAAAAAGACGTAATTACTAAGCGAACTAAATATGACCTGAATAAGGCCGAGAACCGTTTGGAAATTATCCAAGGTCTGGTTCATGCAATGGATATCCTGGACCAGGTTATTAAGGTTATCAGGGCCTCTAAAAATAAGGCAGCAGCAAAGGACAACTTGACGGCCAAGTTTGATTTTACGCCGCGGCAGGCAGAAGCAATTGTCTCGTTGCAATTATACCGGTTGACTAATACCGATGTGGATGCACTGGTAGCAGAACAAGCTGCTTTAAACGAAAAAATAGCCCAGTACCGTGAACTGCTGGCTGATCGCCAGGTTTTGGAAAAAGAAATTGTTAAGGAGTTACTGGCCGTCAAGCGCGAATTTGGCAACCCGCGCAGAACTGAGATCTCTGGTGCAACGGCCAAGATCCAAATCGATGAAAAAGCCTTAGTTGCAGATGAACAGGTACGGGTTTTGATTAGTCGCGAGGGCTACTTGAAGCGCTCGTCACTGCGTTCATGGCAATCTAGTGATGATGAAGATAATGGGTTACCGGATGGAGATGAGGTTATTTATGCCAAGACTTTATCGACCCTGACCAATCTCTACCTCTTTACCAATCGGGGCAATGTTATTTTCCGCCCAGTGAATGAGCTCGTTGAGGCCAAGTGGAAAGAGACTGGTCAACACTTATCCCAAGAAATCGGTTTAGACAGCTCAGAACAGATTATTCGCGTCTTCTCCTTTGATCATTTGGAAGAAGAGGTTAACTTCCTGTTGGCCAGCGATGACGGCTACATTAAGCAGTTAAAATTGGCCAATCTGCAACCAACCAGAACTTATCGATCACGCGCCATTACGGCAATGAAGATGAAGCAAAAAGACAGCCAGCTGGTCCGGGTTGATGTGGTTAAGCCTGACACAGTGGCGGAAATTATTTTATTTACTAAAAATGCTTATGCTGTTCGCTATTGTGTAAGTGAAATTCCCGAGTTGGGAGCCAAAGCTGCTGGGGTTAAGTCGGTCAACCTTAAAGCTGATGACTTGATTGTGTCTTATCTTTTAATTAACCCGGAGTACCTGGATCAGATGCGGGTGGGTATAGTAACCCAGCGCGGGGCCTTTAAGCAGTTTAAAGCTAAGTTAATCAACCGGGTCTCCCGAGCCAAACGAGGAGTCCTTGTGCTGCGCGAGCTTAAAGCAAAACCGCATCGAATTGCGGCATTGTCTGCCTATGGCCAAGACCACACTCTTATTATCACAACCAGCAGTAGACGGCACATAAAGCTCCAAAGTAATGAATTTCCGTTGGGTGACCGTTATTCGAATGGTTCATTTGTGGTTGATACCGTCAGTGATGGTCGCCCGGTCAGCTTAAAGCTGGGTCGCCCGTTGAGTTCCGAATAA
- a CDS encoding LysR family transcriptional regulator, which yields MPKTDTILSTKSLQYFLQLIDTMNYTQAAQILGITQPALTQQIKKLERAIGTPLFGQMGKQLYLTEAGKELQTGAIKLISTINNVVSDIQEFTQADKGNITIGVLEGVDAELVRQFLIKFNQATPDIITGINYFNRKDLWYNLDNNLIDLAIFYVPQTMKKSQSNLQNQYDWMKICSDRLTILTHDSKLEAGKSYLPAQLKNRQWVAYPDHFYLTKMMKAKFGSKINVKNGLKAPMRFSSTKQLVATAEETSYDTFVSGVYYQHHQEEISLTPIYLKDEQEYTISVIYRKGKNDVPRIKKFLTEFKDFLAKQADK from the coding sequence ATGCCTAAAACAGACACAATACTCTCGACCAAGTCCTTGCAATATTTTTTGCAGCTAATTGATACGATGAATTATACTCAAGCTGCGCAAATTTTAGGAATTACTCAACCGGCCTTAACCCAACAAATTAAAAAATTAGAACGGGCAATTGGCACACCGCTCTTTGGACAGATGGGGAAGCAGCTTTATTTAACTGAAGCTGGCAAGGAATTGCAAACAGGTGCAATCAAATTGATTAGTACAATTAATAATGTTGTGAGTGATATCCAAGAATTTACCCAAGCCGATAAGGGCAACATCACAATTGGCGTGCTGGAAGGCGTGGACGCTGAGCTAGTGCGGCAATTTTTGATCAAGTTTAATCAAGCGACACCGGATATTATTACCGGTATTAATTATTTTAATCGCAAAGATTTATGGTATAACTTGGATAATAATCTGATTGATTTGGCAATTTTTTATGTTCCGCAGACGATGAAGAAGAGTCAAAGTAACTTGCAGAATCAATATGACTGGATGAAGATTTGTTCTGATCGGTTAACAATTTTGACCCATGATAGTAAACTAGAGGCTGGTAAATCGTATTTGCCGGCCCAGCTTAAAAATCGGCAATGGGTGGCCTATCCAGATCACTTTTATCTGACTAAAATGATGAAAGCAAAATTTGGTAGCAAAATTAACGTCAAGAATGGTCTAAAAGCGCCTATGCGCTTCTCATCAACCAAGCAGTTAGTAGCAACTGCTGAAGAGACCAGCTATGATACCTTTGTTAGTGGTGTATACTATCAACATCACCAAGAAGAAATTAGTTTAACGCCAATTTATTTGAAAGATGAGCAGGAGTATACGATTTCAGTTATTTACCGCAAGGGCAAGAATGATGTACCCCGCATTAAGAAATTTTTGACGGAGTTTAAAGATTTTTTGGCTAAGCAAGCTGATAAATAG
- a CDS encoding manganese-dependent inorganic pyrophosphatase: MEKELVFGHQNPDTDAIGTAIAYSYLQNKRGFNTEAVALGKANDETAFALAKFGFKEPRVIKTAANEVDKVMLVDHNEPQQSVADIDQVEVTHVVDHHRIMNFNTTMPLFYLAEPVGCTSTIMWKLYQQYGVEIPQNIAGIMLSAIISDTLLLKSPTTTADDHEAVKALAKIAGVDYEQYGLEELKAGTNIAGKSEHELINLDAKSFDLAGKKVRVAQINVVDLPEAMERKEAFLQAMRTVSEAEHYDLFMLLITNVLDSDSTALVIGSGEAQQAFEQAFGPVKDAEISLPGVVSRKKQVVPQLTGAFK, from the coding sequence ATGGAAAAAGAGTTAGTTTTTGGTCACCAAAATCCAGATACGGATGCGATCGGTACCGCAATCGCTTATTCATATTTACAAAATAAACGCGGCTTTAATACAGAAGCTGTGGCTTTGGGTAAAGCCAATGACGAAACCGCCTTTGCCCTGGCTAAGTTTGGTTTTAAGGAGCCCAGAGTTATTAAGACCGCTGCCAATGAGGTGGACAAGGTCATGTTGGTAGATCATAATGAACCCCAGCAGAGCGTTGCTGATATTGATCAAGTGGAGGTCACTCACGTGGTTGACCATCACCGGATTATGAACTTTAATACAACCATGCCCTTGTTTTATCTGGCAGAACCTGTTGGTTGTACAAGTACGATCATGTGGAAGCTATACCAACAGTATGGGGTTGAGATACCGCAAAATATTGCGGGCATTATGTTGTCAGCTATTATTTCGGATACTTTGCTCTTAAAATCACCGACAACGACTGCCGATGATCATGAAGCGGTTAAGGCCTTGGCCAAGATTGCCGGAGTTGATTATGAGCAATACGGTTTGGAAGAACTAAAGGCGGGTACCAATATTGCCGGCAAGTCTGAGCATGAGCTGATCAATTTAGATGCTAAGAGTTTTGACTTAGCTGGCAAGAAGGTGCGCGTTGCGCAGATTAACGTCGTTGATCTACCTGAAGCAATGGAACGGAAAGAAGCATTTTTACAGGCAATGCGGACGGTCTCCGAGGCTGAGCATTACGACTTATTTATGTTATTGATTACTAATGTTTTAGACTCAGACTCAACTGCTTTGGTGATCGGATCAGGGGAAGCGCAGCAGGCTTTTGAACAGGCCTTTGGACCCGTAAAGGATGCTGAAATTAGCTTACCGGGCGTGGTGTCACGGAAAAAGCAGGTCGTACCACAGTTAACGGGAGCTTTTAAGTAA
- a CDS encoding helix-turn-helix transcriptional regulator: MSINLGKEICRRRREQKLTQEDLAELSDLSVNFISRLERTKNQNISIQKLDSIARALNTTTPDIIMNAYRFKEVKVENHQDNTPVFIKKVLNELRKMAPDKAERVCKSFIVLAKEINKD, from the coding sequence ATGAGCATTAATTTAGGAAAAGAGATATGTCGCCGTCGGCGCGAGCAAAAGCTAACTCAGGAAGATCTGGCTGAGTTGAGTGATTTATCGGTAAACTTTATTTCACGGCTTGAGCGTACTAAGAATCAGAATATTAGTATTCAAAAGCTCGACTCAATTGCGCGAGCTTTAAATACTACTACGCCTGACATCATTATGAACGCATATCGCTTTAAGGAAGTTAAGGTTGAAAATCACCAAGATAACACCCCGGTGTTCATCAAGAAAGTTCTCAACGAGTTGAGAAAGATGGCTCCGGATAAGGCCGAAAGAGTATGTAAGTCTTTTATTGTCCTGGCTAAAGAAATTAATAAAGATTAA
- a CDS encoding NUDIX hydrolase codes for MKYGHDRFDLERYQEIRDIATEMMVAKTGLPVKQVKALFSSEDGYQTPKLGTRAAIFNGSKILLVRETTDDHWSLPGGWCEPNTNVADNCIKEAKEESGRDIVLDRVIAIRNHQANVHNHKRVERAINVCNVFFLAHEAGGDFSPNTETDACQYFDYDHLPPLSVQRNSQAEIKMCFAALKDANWQVRFD; via the coding sequence TTGAAATATGGCCATGATCGCTTTGATTTAGAGCGTTACCAAGAAATTAGGGACATTGCGACGGAGATGATGGTGGCCAAAACCGGTTTACCGGTCAAGCAAGTCAAGGCTCTCTTTAGTAGTGAAGATGGCTATCAAACCCCCAAATTAGGCACGCGTGCGGCAATTTTTAATGGGTCAAAAATTCTCCTGGTTCGCGAAACCACTGATGACCACTGGTCACTTCCTGGTGGTTGGTGCGAGCCTAATACCAACGTTGCGGACAATTGCATTAAAGAAGCTAAAGAAGAGTCCGGTCGGGATATTGTGCTTGACCGGGTGATTGCCATCCGCAACCACCAAGCTAACGTTCATAACCATAAACGGGTTGAACGAGCCATCAATGTCTGTAACGTCTTCTTTTTGGCCCATGAAGCGGGCGGTGACTTTAGCCCAAATACCGAAACTGATGCTTGTCAATACTTTGATTACGATCATTTACCGCCACTTTCGGTTCAACGGAACAGCCAAGCAGAAATCAAAATGTGTTTTGCTGCTCTTAAGGATGCCAATTGGCAAGTCAGATTTGACTGA
- a CDS encoding DegV family protein: MKIALVTDSTSVISKQEAKDNHIIVVPIPIIIGNKEYLEGVNITSEQLFDLQRQGADFPKTSQPSMGSMIQLFDQLLDEGYDTIIAITLSSGISGFYQTLCNVAQTNPQYNLHVIDSKMTVRLQGNLVLATARMIKNQVELDKIIARTKEIRTTIDEIFVVNDLNNLSRGGRLSNSSAFIGSMLNIKPLLTFEDGNIVAFDKIRSMKRAFAKIKELTLQKIAELPYKDQIKLFIIDSNDSSQAAEAKLFLEENFPNQNISLTKFTPVIATHLGEKSLAICWMIDIDKIDLS, translated from the coding sequence ATGAAGATTGCATTAGTTACTGATAGTACTAGCGTTATAAGCAAACAAGAAGCCAAGGACAACCACATCATTGTTGTTCCTATTCCAATTATCATTGGTAATAAAGAATACCTGGAAGGGGTCAACATTACTTCTGAACAGCTATTTGACTTGCAACGGCAAGGGGCAGACTTCCCCAAGACTTCGCAGCCAAGTATGGGTAGTATGATTCAGCTTTTTGACCAGTTGCTTGATGAAGGTTACGACACAATTATTGCTATTACATTATCCAGCGGAATTTCTGGCTTTTATCAGACGTTATGCAACGTTGCCCAGACGAATCCGCAGTACAATTTGCACGTTATCGATTCGAAGATGACCGTGCGTCTGCAAGGAAACTTAGTTTTAGCAACGGCACGAATGATTAAGAACCAAGTTGAGCTGGATAAAATTATTGCGCGCACAAAAGAGATTCGGACTACCATTGATGAAATATTCGTTGTCAACGACTTAAATAATTTGAGCCGCGGCGGTCGGTTAAGTAATTCCAGTGCCTTTATTGGTTCAATGTTAAACATCAAGCCTTTGTTAACCTTTGAAGATGGCAACATTGTAGCTTTTGATAAAATTCGGTCAATGAAGCGTGCTTTTGCCAAAATCAAAGAGCTGACGCTCCAAAAGATTGCCGAATTACCATATAAAGATCAGATTAAGCTGTTCATTATTGATTCTAACGATAGCAGCCAGGCTGCAGAGGCGAAGCTCTTTTTGGAAGAGAATTTTCCGAATCAAAATATTTCACTTACCAAGTTTACTCCTGTAATAGCCACTCATTTAGGTGAAAAGTCACTTGCAATCTGCTGGATGATTGATATCGACAAAATTGACTTGTCATAA
- a CDS encoding MarR family winged helix-turn-helix transcriptional regulator produces the protein MDILSFSTIAENIKKEISHRCGLNLSQTRILLYFQQNNNTALKMGDLATYLKISLSTLSRQLQQKKTMELVTITRSETDSSKTVALNQAGLKKVAELKKTLTEIEKTLFASSTDQEVTEFNRIFNILLNKTASQNHFKQ, from the coding sequence ATGGATATTTTATCTTTCAGTACAATCGCAGAAAATATCAAAAAAGAAATTAGCCACCGCTGTGGTTTGAATCTTTCACAAACTAGGATTCTGCTTTATTTTCAGCAGAACAATAATACGGCTTTGAAAATGGGCGATTTGGCTACTTATTTAAAGATTTCATTATCCACCCTTAGTAGACAACTTCAACAAAAGAAAACCATGGAGTTAGTCACGATTACGCGCTCAGAAACGGATTCTAGCAAGACTGTCGCGCTTAACCAGGCAGGACTAAAGAAAGTTGCTGAATTAAAAAAAACTTTGACTGAAATTGAAAAGACCTTGTTCGCTAGCTCTACAGACCAAGAAGTTACCGAGTTTAATCGTATTTTCAATATTTTACTAAATAAGACTGCCAGCCAAAATCATTTTAAGCAGTAG